The following are from one region of the Equus asinus isolate D_3611 breed Donkey chromosome 27, EquAss-T2T_v2, whole genome shotgun sequence genome:
- the CHRNA6 gene encoding neuronal acetylcholine receptor subunit alpha-6 isoform X1, with the protein MLTSRGQGSLRFGLCLWLCILIPFFKGCAGCASEERLFHKLFAHYNQFIRPVENVSDPVTVYFEVAITQLADVDEVNQIMETNLWLRHIWNDYKLRWDPMEYDGIETLRVPADKIWKPDIVLYNNAVGDFQVEGKTKALLTYDGMITWTPPAIFKSSCPMDITFFPFDHQNCSLKFGSWTYDKAEIDLLIIGSKVDMNDFWENSEWEIVDASGYKHDIKYNCCEEIYTDITYSFYIRRLPMFYTTNLIIPCLFISFLTVLVFYLPSDCGEKVTLCISVLLSLTVFLLVITETIPSTSLVIPLVGEYLLFTMIFVTLSIVVTVFVLNIHYRSPTTHTMPKWVKTVFLRLLPQILMMGRPLDKTREASSEKKRKGLPSRPAKVKLDHCRQPKRLKESCHCHRSGELATRRRLSHQPLQWTTGSSEHSPEVEDVIDSVRFIAENMKNQNEAKEVEDDWKYVAMVVDRVFLWLFIIVCVFGTAGLFLQPLLGSTGKS; encoded by the exons ATGCTGACCAGCAGGGGCCAGGGGTCCCTTCGCTTCGGTTTGTGTCTCTGGTTGTGTATACTGATACCTTTCTTTAAAG GCTGCGCAGGCTGTGCATCTGAGGAGAGGCTCTTTCACAAACTGTTTGCTCATTATAACCAGTTCATCAGGCCTGTGGAAAATGTTTCTGACCCTGTCACGGTGTATTTTGAAGTGGCCATCACACAGCTAGCTGACGTG GATGAAGTAAACCAGATCATGGAAACCAATCTGTGGCTACGTCAC ATCTGGAATGATTATAAATTGCGCTGGGATCCAATGGAATATGATGGTATCGAGACTCTTCGCGTCCCTGCAGATAAGATCTGGAAGCCTGACATTGTTCTCTATAACAA TGCTGTTGGTGACTTCCAAGTTGAAGGCAAGACAAAAGCTCTTCTCACGTATGATGGCATGATAACCTGGACTCCGCCAGCCATTTTTAAGAGTTCCTGTCCTATGGAtatcacttttttcccttttgatcaTCAAAATTGTTCCCTGAAATTTGGTTCCTGGACATATGACAAAGCTGAAATTGATCTTCTAATCATTGGATCTAAAGTGGATATGAATGATTTTTGGGAAAACAGTGAATGGGAAATTGTTGATGCTTCTGGCTACAAGCATGACATAAAGTACAACTGTTGTGAAGAAATATACACAGATATAACCTATTCTTTCTATATTCGACGATTGCCAATGTTTTACACCACTAATCTGATCATCCCTtgtctctttatttcctttctaacTGTGTTGGTCTTTTACCTGCCTTCTGACTGTGGTGAAAAAGTGACACTTTGCATTTCAGTTCTGCTTTCTCTGACTGTGTTTTTGCTCGTAATCACAGAAACCATCCCGTCCACGTCTCTCGTGATCCCACTGGTGGGCGAGTACCTACTGTTCACCATGATCTTTGTCACCCTGTCCATCGTGGTGACTGTATTTGTGTTGAACATACACTATCGCAGCCCGACAACACACACCATGCCCAAATGGGTGAAGACGGTTTTCCTCCGGCTCTTACCCCAGATCCTGATGATGGGGAGGCCTCTGGACAAGACGAGGGAGGCAAGTTCTGAGAAAAAGCGCAAAGGCCTTCCCAGTAGGCCTGCCAAAGTCAAGTTGGATCATTGCAGACAGCCCAAACGTCTGAAAGAATCCTGCCACTGCCATAGATCAGGTGAGCTTGCCACCAGGAGAAGGTTAAGTCATCAGCCTTTACAGTGGACGACCGGAAGTTCAGAGCACTCGCCTGAGGTCGAAGACGTGATTGACAGTGTTCGATTCATAGCAGAAAACATGAAGAACCAAAATGAAGCGAAGGAG gtGGAAGACGACTGGAAATACGTGGCCATGGTGGTGGACAGagtatttctttggctatttatCATTGTCTGTGTGTTTGGAACTGCAGGGCTGTTTCTACAGCCACTACTGGGGAGCACAGGAAAATCTTAA
- the CHRNA6 gene encoding neuronal acetylcholine receptor subunit alpha-6 isoform X2 — protein MGCAGCASEERLFHKLFAHYNQFIRPVENVSDPVTVYFEVAITQLADVDEVNQIMETNLWLRHIWNDYKLRWDPMEYDGIETLRVPADKIWKPDIVLYNNAVGDFQVEGKTKALLTYDGMITWTPPAIFKSSCPMDITFFPFDHQNCSLKFGSWTYDKAEIDLLIIGSKVDMNDFWENSEWEIVDASGYKHDIKYNCCEEIYTDITYSFYIRRLPMFYTTNLIIPCLFISFLTVLVFYLPSDCGEKVTLCISVLLSLTVFLLVITETIPSTSLVIPLVGEYLLFTMIFVTLSIVVTVFVLNIHYRSPTTHTMPKWVKTVFLRLLPQILMMGRPLDKTREASSEKKRKGLPSRPAKVKLDHCRQPKRLKESCHCHRSGELATRRRLSHQPLQWTTGSSEHSPEVEDVIDSVRFIAENMKNQNEAKEVEDDWKYVAMVVDRVFLWLFIIVCVFGTAGLFLQPLLGSTGKS, from the exons atgg GCTGCGCAGGCTGTGCATCTGAGGAGAGGCTCTTTCACAAACTGTTTGCTCATTATAACCAGTTCATCAGGCCTGTGGAAAATGTTTCTGACCCTGTCACGGTGTATTTTGAAGTGGCCATCACACAGCTAGCTGACGTG GATGAAGTAAACCAGATCATGGAAACCAATCTGTGGCTACGTCAC ATCTGGAATGATTATAAATTGCGCTGGGATCCAATGGAATATGATGGTATCGAGACTCTTCGCGTCCCTGCAGATAAGATCTGGAAGCCTGACATTGTTCTCTATAACAA TGCTGTTGGTGACTTCCAAGTTGAAGGCAAGACAAAAGCTCTTCTCACGTATGATGGCATGATAACCTGGACTCCGCCAGCCATTTTTAAGAGTTCCTGTCCTATGGAtatcacttttttcccttttgatcaTCAAAATTGTTCCCTGAAATTTGGTTCCTGGACATATGACAAAGCTGAAATTGATCTTCTAATCATTGGATCTAAAGTGGATATGAATGATTTTTGGGAAAACAGTGAATGGGAAATTGTTGATGCTTCTGGCTACAAGCATGACATAAAGTACAACTGTTGTGAAGAAATATACACAGATATAACCTATTCTTTCTATATTCGACGATTGCCAATGTTTTACACCACTAATCTGATCATCCCTtgtctctttatttcctttctaacTGTGTTGGTCTTTTACCTGCCTTCTGACTGTGGTGAAAAAGTGACACTTTGCATTTCAGTTCTGCTTTCTCTGACTGTGTTTTTGCTCGTAATCACAGAAACCATCCCGTCCACGTCTCTCGTGATCCCACTGGTGGGCGAGTACCTACTGTTCACCATGATCTTTGTCACCCTGTCCATCGTGGTGACTGTATTTGTGTTGAACATACACTATCGCAGCCCGACAACACACACCATGCCCAAATGGGTGAAGACGGTTTTCCTCCGGCTCTTACCCCAGATCCTGATGATGGGGAGGCCTCTGGACAAGACGAGGGAGGCAAGTTCTGAGAAAAAGCGCAAAGGCCTTCCCAGTAGGCCTGCCAAAGTCAAGTTGGATCATTGCAGACAGCCCAAACGTCTGAAAGAATCCTGCCACTGCCATAGATCAGGTGAGCTTGCCACCAGGAGAAGGTTAAGTCATCAGCCTTTACAGTGGACGACCGGAAGTTCAGAGCACTCGCCTGAGGTCGAAGACGTGATTGACAGTGTTCGATTCATAGCAGAAAACATGAAGAACCAAAATGAAGCGAAGGAG gtGGAAGACGACTGGAAATACGTGGCCATGGTGGTGGACAGagtatttctttggctatttatCATTGTCTGTGTGTTTGGAACTGCAGGGCTGTTTCTACAGCCACTACTGGGGAGCACAGGAAAATCTTAA